In Defluviitalea raffinosedens, the DNA window ATGGAGGAGTTGTTCCGGAGATTGCTTCCAGGAAACACGTAGAAAAGATTAATCCGGTTATTCATGAAGCCTTAGAGCAATCTAAGATTTCCTTGCAAGATATAGACGCCATCGGGGTTACTTATGGCCCTGGTCTGGTTGGAGCGCTTCTTGTAGGGTTATCTGCAGCTAAGGCTTTAGCTTTTGCTGTAAAAAAACCTTTAGTAGGGGTGCATCATATAGAAGGGCATATATCGGCCAATTATATTGAAAACAAAGAATTTACTCCTCCTTTTGTGTGTTTAATTGTTTCTGGTGGTCATACCCATTTGGTTCATGTAAAAGATTATGGTGAATATGAGATTTTAGGTAAGACAAGAGATGATGCTGCGGGAGAAGCCTATGACAAAATCGCAAGGGCAATTGGTCTCGGTTATCCGGGAGGCCCTAAAATTGATCGGTTGGCTAAAGAAGGCAATCCGAATGCAATTGATTTCCCAAGAGCTTATTTGGAAGATGGGTCGTTCGATTTTAGTTTTAGTGGCTTAAAATCTGCTGTTCTTAATCATTTAAACAGATGCAAAATGATGGGAGAAGAAATCAATGACAGAGATATCGCTGCAAGTTTTCAACAATCCGTCATAGATGTTTTGGTGTCTAAAACGGTGGCAGCAGCAAAAGAAACAGGCGTAGACAAAATTGCCATGGCAGGAGGGGTTTCGGCCAACACGGCCCTAAGGAAGGCTATGCAGGAAGCTTGTGGCCAGGAAAATATCTTCTTTCAATGTCCATCCCCTATTTTATGTACAGATAATGCTGCTATGATTGGCTGTGCTGCTTATTATGAATATATTAAAGGGGTACGGCATGGACTTGATTTAAATGCGGTACCTAGTCTAAAATTAGGTCAAAGATATGTATAAAAAATTTAATTTTAAAAAATCTTTATTTTTTACCAAATTTTGTTTAAAATAATTAATGGATGTTTATAATTAAAAGGGGGTGAGATCATGGGAAAAATTTTAAGAGTCATTATTGCGATTATACTCGGAAGTCTGACCTATGTCTTATGTAATACTTTATATATTGGGTATTTAAAACCAATAGACTTTTTTGGACAGGTGCCTGAAAAGTTTGATTTTATCTTTGCTCTAGGTGTTGCATTATTAGTACTCATTATATGTTATATTACGGTATCATCTATAATTACTGACTTAATATTAAAGCAAATGAAAAGCTTGGAAGAATTATTTACTAAAATGAGCCTGAAAGAAATTATCATTAATGTCGGTGGAATTTTCGCCGGATTGATTCTAGCTAATTTACTGGGGATTGCTGTATTACAGTATGGTCCTATCGGAACTCTGATCATACTAACTTTGAATTTGATTTTTGGATATTTGGGATATCAAATCGCCCAAAGGAAAAAAGAAGAACTCAAAATATTAGAGACTAATCCTGTTGTCGAACATGAGATAGCAAAACCTAAGATTTTGGATACAAGTGTTATTATTGACGGAAGAATTTTAGATATTTTAAAGACTGGGCTTGTCGAAGGAAAAATACTCATACCTACTTTTGTTTTGGAAGAGCTTAGACATATAGCGGATTCATCTGATACGCTTAAAAGAAACAGAGGACGAAGAGGTTTGGATATTTTGAATGCTATTCAGAAACAGTTGGAGATTCCTGTAGAAATTGTGGAAATCGATTACAAAGATATTTCAGAAGTTGACAGCAAGCTGTTAAAGATGGCACAGGAGCTGGATGCCATTGTTGTTACCAATGACTTTAACTTAAATAAGGTAGCTGATTTTCAAGGCGTATTCGTATTTAATATTAATGAACTTGCCAATGCAGTTAAACCGGTAGTGCTTCCGGGAGAAGACATGGAAGTAACGGTAATTAAAGATGGTAAAGAGGATGGACAAGGAATTGCTTATCTAAACGACGGAACTATGATTGTCATAGAAGGTGGGAAGCGCCACATTGGCGAAACCATTAAGGTGCTTGTCACAAGTGTACTTCAG includes these proteins:
- the tsaD gene encoding tRNA (adenosine(37)-N6)-threonylcarbamoyltransferase complex transferase subunit TsaD encodes the protein MKNSEDIYILAVETSCDETAASVVRNGRDVLSNVISSQIDLHKQYGGVVPEIASRKHVEKINPVIHEALEQSKISLQDIDAIGVTYGPGLVGALLVGLSAAKALAFAVKKPLVGVHHIEGHISANYIENKEFTPPFVCLIVSGGHTHLVHVKDYGEYEILGKTRDDAAGEAYDKIARAIGLGYPGGPKIDRLAKEGNPNAIDFPRAYLEDGSFDFSFSGLKSAVLNHLNRCKMMGEEINDRDIAASFQQSVIDVLVSKTVAAAKETGVDKIAMAGGVSANTALRKAMQEACGQENIFFQCPSPILCTDNAAMIGCAAYYEYIKGVRHGLDLNAVPSLKLGQRYV
- a CDS encoding PIN/TRAM domain-containing protein, whose protein sequence is MGKILRVIIAIILGSLTYVLCNTLYIGYLKPIDFFGQVPEKFDFIFALGVALLVLIICYITVSSIITDLILKQMKSLEELFTKMSLKEIIINVGGIFAGLILANLLGIAVLQYGPIGTLIILTLNLIFGYLGYQIAQRKKEELKILETNPVVEHEIAKPKILDTSVIIDGRILDILKTGLVEGKILIPTFVLEELRHIADSSDTLKRNRGRRGLDILNAIQKQLEIPVEIVEIDYKDISEVDSKLLKMAQELDAIVVTNDFNLNKVADFQGVFVFNINELANAVKPVVLPGEDMEVTVIKDGKEDGQGIAYLNDGTMIVIEGGKRHIGETIKVLVTSVLQTAAGRMIFTKAKDE